In one window of Mucilaginibacter auburnensis DNA:
- a CDS encoding collagen-like triple helix repeat-containing protein has translation MKQKNYFYVAMVILALASACKKGDEGPKGPAGNNGKDGAAGVNGKDGAQGPAGPKGDTGATGPAGTANVIYSDWAYAKNFRDTVMDNSNVHAADIAAPKLTSALLNNATIMVYFTFGGGVYVLPYTSYAGSKLNTINFAPRAGRIVISRFTADNTNSVNLSTLLQYRYIIIPGGIKATEASKINVNSYEAVLKYYGVN, from the coding sequence ATGAAACAGAAAAACTACTTTTATGTGGCCATGGTAATCCTGGCACTGGCCTCAGCATGTAAAAAAGGGGATGAAGGCCCAAAAGGCCCGGCCGGTAATAATGGAAAAGACGGCGCTGCGGGCGTTAACGGAAAGGACGGGGCACAGGGCCCTGCCGGCCCTAAAGGTGATACCGGTGCAACTGGCCCGGCAGGTACCGCTAATGTTATTTATTCCGACTGGGCATATGCCAAAAATTTTCGCGACACTGTAATGGATAACAGTAATGTACATGCGGCAGATATAGCGGCCCCGAAACTTACCAGCGCGCTGCTTAACAACGCCACAATTATGGTTTATTTTACTTTTGGCGGTGGTGTTTATGTTCTACCCTATACAAGTTACGCAGGCAGCAAACTTAATACTATCAATTTCGCTCCACGCGCAGGCCGGATAGTTATTTCCCGATTTACGGCGGATAATACGAACTCTGTCAATTTATCTACTCTTTTACAATACCGCTATATCATTATTCCCGGCGGCATCAAGGCAACCGAAGCCAGTAAGATCAATGTGAATAGTTATGAAGCGGTGCTGAAATATTATGGCGTTAACTAA
- a CDS encoding LytR/AlgR family response regulator transcription factor codes for MLKAVILDDEIRGSTLLARKLETFSDELQVIAIFNDPLKALTKIDELAPDVLFLDVEMPAFNGFQFLEKLGSFNFQVIFTTAYDTYTLEALRLSAVDYLVKPIDEDELHTAVFRLKKRLAAKLSPNRLALATAEGMYFVQKADIIRVEAMSNYSTFYLQDKSKIVVSKTLKEYESVLADGHFLRISRSVIVNLDHVCKYKKGNGGTLEMRDGSEIEVSPSRKADLLHLIGA; via the coding sequence ATGTTAAAAGCGGTAATATTAGATGATGAGATAAGGGGAAGTACCCTCCTGGCACGGAAACTGGAAACGTTTAGCGATGAGCTGCAGGTAATAGCTATTTTTAACGACCCTCTCAAAGCTTTGACAAAGATTGACGAGCTTGCGCCTGATGTGCTTTTTCTGGATGTGGAAATGCCCGCCTTCAATGGCTTTCAGTTTCTTGAAAAGCTGGGCAGTTTTAATTTCCAGGTTATTTTTACCACAGCCTATGATACCTACACTTTGGAAGCATTGCGTTTAAGCGCGGTGGATTACTTGGTTAAACCCATTGACGAAGACGAGCTACACACGGCTGTTTTTCGATTAAAAAAACGGCTCGCTGCCAAATTATCCCCAAACCGGCTCGCCTTAGCCACAGCCGAAGGTATGTATTTTGTTCAAAAAGCAGATATTATACGGGTAGAGGCCATGAGTAATTATAGCACTTTTTATCTGCAGGACAAATCAAAAATTGTCGTTTCAAAAACCTTGAAAGAATACGAATCGGTGTTAGCCGATGGGCATTTTTTACGCATCAGCCGCTCTGTGATAGTCAACCTTGACCATGTTTGTAAATATAAAAAAGGTAACGGTGGTACGCTGGAAATGAGAGATGGGTCGGAGATAGAAGTATCTCCTTCCAGAAAAGCTGACCTACTGCACCTGATCGGTGCTTAA
- a CDS encoding LysR substrate-binding domain-containing protein, translating to MELRQLKYFIKAAELENFTEASAASFITQSTLSQQIKQLEDELGIPLFHRIAKRVRLTEAGKMFLPYAIKTLKDANDGKDILKDLMDLNTGTLTIGVTYGLTNLLTQAIAKFSEDHPNIKFDIVFGTTQDLLEKLDRNSIEMMLSFSQEEKNGSYKTEKLFSSSLALIVHQNHALSPKKELSLKHLENVSLILPSVGFSIRNYLDELLSRQNIKPDMLMEINDINMILQLVGAGKLATVLMASSIFNYPQLKAIKITGNGMTRQATIKWPAEAYRKKSARLLAQLLTDFSKDYQS from the coding sequence ATGGAACTGCGCCAACTCAAATATTTTATTAAAGCAGCCGAACTGGAAAACTTCACCGAAGCTTCGGCTGCATCGTTTATTACTCAGAGTACCTTATCGCAACAAATAAAACAACTTGAAGATGAATTAGGCATTCCATTGTTTCACAGGATCGCAAAAAGAGTGCGCTTGACGGAAGCCGGAAAAATGTTTTTGCCATATGCTATTAAAACTCTGAAAGATGCAAATGATGGCAAAGATATCCTGAAAGACCTGATGGACCTTAATACCGGGACGTTGACGATTGGAGTTACATATGGCTTAACTAATTTGCTAACCCAGGCTATTGCAAAATTTTCTGAAGATCATCCCAACATCAAATTTGATATTGTTTTTGGTACCACGCAAGATCTATTGGAGAAACTTGACCGCAACAGTATTGAAATGATGCTTTCTTTTTCTCAGGAAGAAAAAAATGGCAGCTACAAAACCGAAAAACTGTTTTCTTCCTCCCTCGCGCTGATCGTACATCAAAACCATGCTTTATCCCCAAAAAAGGAGCTTAGTTTAAAACATTTGGAAAATGTATCATTGATATTGCCGTCGGTTGGCTTTAGTATCAGAAATTACCTTGACGAGTTACTTTCACGTCAAAACATCAAACCGGATATGCTGATGGAGATAAATGATATAAATATGATTTTACAGCTTGTAGGTGCCGGCAAATTGGCCACCGTACTTATGGCCTCGTCCATTTTTAACTACCCTCAACTAAAGGCGATAAAAATAACAGGGAATGGTATGACTCGGCAAGCAACTATTAAGTGGCCCGCAGAAGCCTACCGTAAGAAATCAGCCCGGCTGTTAGCGCAGTTGTTAACCGATTTTTCAAAGGATTATCAGTCATAA
- a CDS encoding TraR/DksA family transcriptional regulator: MENTLTTQKNANRYSDEELNEFKTLILSKLDIAREEYKDLLDTLSGTSSNEDNGGAYATLEDGAATLEKETIHQMAARQKKFIEQLEAALVRIGNKTYGICRSTGKLIQKERLMAVPHTTQSMEAKLRQN, encoded by the coding sequence ATGGAAAACACGCTAACTACACAAAAAAATGCAAATCGCTACTCGGACGAAGAGCTCAACGAGTTCAAGACCCTGATCTTATCGAAACTTGATATCGCCCGCGAAGAGTACAAAGATTTATTGGATACCCTGAGTGGTACCAGCAGTAACGAGGACAACGGCGGAGCCTATGCGACCCTGGAAGACGGCGCGGCGACACTCGAAAAGGAAACGATTCACCAAATGGCTGCCCGTCAAAAAAAATTCATAGAACAATTGGAAGCTGCGTTGGTACGCATCGGCAACAAAACCTATGGCATTTGCCGCTCTACCGGCAAGCTAATCCAAAAAGAAAGACTGATGGCTGTGCCGCATACCACCCAAAGCATGGAAGCCAAGCTGCGTCAGAATTAA
- a CDS encoding right-handed parallel beta-helix repeat-containing protein gives MKRLLIYTLVLLPFWASATKYYVSSAGSDSNNGTSASTPWQSISKVNAGSFAATDSVLFKRGNVFSGSLVATCNIGSYGTGALPVISGFNTVSSWTALGGNLYQSGPLKVGASNTINMVLINGVQQAVGRYPKTSYDAILSANGNSITGSLVGKKFTGGTVVIKTDNYMLEKRIITAQNGSTITYNEATSVSPKKGYGYFIQNAVAACTQQGDWYYDARTQRIVIYSTKSPTFTAQYSAVETPVTLKAANIKISGVRVTGGNSQNIDVQAPNCSAVNVLSDYAHVGIRSASAGFNCINCTVNNVNSTGIMINANNNVIKSSLITNVNMIPGTAATGANGNGVLMRGNNNQFVGDTIRNTGYNGIYAANANIIIKDFAISNFCNVLTDGGGVYVDGAVKGTSGYVGDGICLDGSKNGIAGSAAAKIEVSGVYLDNNASDIEIANVSVFNMPLNGIYLHDGHSLKIHHNTIYNCAVGFALQEDNYSNTIDFYNNSITALKGQRAMAFVYFTDAVHTRTIGRFNNNIYSRPSDDNNTIQVYHFGSNKNTFYNLTTFKTAFALDSNSSTTPPNYVPGSTVYPVYSTAKKTVTQAAAATYQTLTGNRVSKGAVVKAPMNSGMVIYKVGTSASKPIVNN, from the coding sequence ATGAAAAGATTACTTATATACACACTGGTTTTACTACCTTTTTGGGCTTCGGCTACAAAATATTATGTAAGCAGCGCGGGGAGCGATAGCAATAACGGCACATCTGCATCAACACCATGGCAAAGTATTTCAAAAGTGAATGCAGGTAGTTTTGCAGCAACAGACAGTGTGCTGTTTAAAAGGGGCAACGTGTTCTCAGGATCGCTTGTGGCTACCTGTAACATTGGTTCGTATGGCACAGGGGCGCTGCCGGTAATTTCGGGTTTTAACACTGTATCATCGTGGACGGCATTGGGCGGCAACCTGTATCAGTCTGGCCCGCTAAAAGTGGGTGCAAGTAACACCATAAACATGGTGTTGATAAATGGTGTGCAACAGGCTGTAGGCCGGTATCCTAAAACAAGTTACGATGCTATTCTGTCGGCTAACGGCAATAGTATTACAGGTAGTTTGGTCGGTAAAAAGTTTACTGGTGGAACTGTAGTAATTAAAACGGATAACTACATGCTGGAGAAGCGCATCATTACCGCACAAAATGGTTCTACTATAACGTATAACGAAGCAACTTCCGTATCGCCTAAAAAAGGATATGGTTATTTTATACAAAATGCTGTGGCTGCCTGTACCCAGCAAGGAGATTGGTATTACGATGCCCGCACACAGAGAATTGTTATATACTCCACCAAGTCGCCAACTTTTACTGCTCAGTATTCCGCTGTTGAAACACCGGTTACCTTAAAAGCCGCTAATATTAAAATATCAGGCGTTAGGGTTACAGGTGGTAATAGTCAGAATATAGATGTTCAGGCGCCGAACTGTAGTGCAGTTAACGTATTGTCTGATTACGCACATGTAGGCATACGCAGTGCTTCTGCCGGGTTTAATTGCATTAATTGTACTGTTAACAACGTTAACTCTACAGGTATAATGATCAACGCTAATAACAATGTTATAAAAAGCTCGCTAATTACAAATGTTAACATGATACCCGGCACTGCTGCCACCGGGGCTAACGGTAACGGTGTACTTATGCGTGGCAATAACAACCAGTTTGTTGGCGATACCATCAGAAACACTGGTTATAACGGTATTTATGCTGCCAACGCTAATATTATTATAAAAGATTTTGCCATATCTAACTTCTGTAACGTGCTTACCGATGGTGGCGGCGTATATGTAGACGGGGCTGTAAAAGGAACATCAGGATACGTAGGCGATGGTATTTGTTTGGATGGCAGCAAAAATGGAATAGCCGGCAGTGCAGCTGCTAAAATAGAGGTAAGCGGAGTGTATCTGGATAATAATGCGTCGGATATAGAGATAGCCAACGTTTCTGTATTCAATATGCCTTTAAACGGCATTTACCTGCACGACGGGCATTCACTTAAAATACATCATAACACTATTTACAACTGCGCAGTGGGTTTTGCCTTGCAGGAAGATAACTACTCTAATACTATTGATTTTTATAATAACTCAATAACTGCACTAAAAGGACAAAGGGCGATGGCTTTTGTTTACTTTACTGATGCTGTTCATACCCGCACTATAGGCAGGTTTAACAATAACATCTACTCACGCCCATCTGATGATAACAACACCATACAGGTTTATCACTTCGGCAGCAACAAGAATACGTTTTACAATCTTACTACTTTTAAAACAGCCTTTGCCTTAGATTCAAACAGTAGTACTACACCGCCCAACTACGTACCTGGTTCAACTGTGTATCCGGTTTATAGTACGGCAAAAAAAACAGTTACGCAAGCTGCCGCAGCAACTTACCAAACACTTACGGGCAACCGCGTTAGTAAAGGCGCGGTAGTAAAAGCCCCCATGAACTCAGGAATGGTAATTTATAAAGTTGGTACAAGCGCAAGCAAACCTATTGTTAACAATTAA
- a CDS encoding DEAD/DEAH box helicase, producing MTWLDKFRLKKGLIQALNEIGFTTPTQIQQKTLARISGGQDVIGVGPEGCGKTTTYILAALNKFTYTPDGVPKVLILVPTKEKVEEVAEKIDQLNRNKTISIVQLFPAPGTEAQMNAMADGADIVVATPDRARAIYLKLGLDVNKIELLVIDDAELIVKQGFQLPVTELANSIPKCQCLVFTEVLHERLNKLIAPFMKQPAIVEVEELGEPQFDTLPQLLYVLPNFGTKVNLLNLFMQDEEVFTKVALFVNTRPTAEKLYASLNNRKNSVALLNPWFFEMDGFTSVQEFRDAATRVLIVVNDAEQKPELNDIPFLIHFELPVEKDIYINRMINRSPGDDNETMAITFATDLELASVKKIEQAIGQKIQVGDLPEDLIIEKERAPAETAEKKAAKIKGEDNAPGAAFHEKKASNAKTYNLKASVKAKMNKQKKH from the coding sequence ATGACGTGGTTAGATAAATTCAGGCTAAAAAAAGGCCTTATACAGGCTTTAAATGAAATAGGTTTTACCACTCCTACACAAATTCAGCAAAAAACGCTGGCACGTATCAGCGGAGGGCAGGATGTAATAGGTGTGGGGCCGGAAGGGTGCGGCAAAACCACTACTTATATATTAGCCGCACTTAACAAATTTACATATACGCCGGATGGTGTACCTAAAGTTTTGATACTGGTACCTACCAAAGAAAAAGTTGAAGAGGTAGCAGAAAAGATTGACCAACTCAATAGAAACAAAACCATCTCTATAGTTCAGTTATTCCCCGCTCCCGGCACTGAGGCACAAATGAATGCCATGGCCGATGGTGCCGATATTGTAGTTGCAACACCCGACAGGGCGCGTGCCATTTACCTTAAACTTGGTTTGGATGTAAATAAAATTGAATTGCTGGTTATTGACGATGCCGAACTGATTGTTAAACAAGGCTTTCAATTGCCGGTTACCGAATTGGCCAATAGCATACCTAAATGCCAGTGCCTTGTTTTTACCGAAGTACTGCATGAGCGTTTGAACAAACTGATAGCGCCATTTATGAAACAACCTGCCATTGTTGAAGTGGAAGAATTAGGTGAGCCGCAGTTTGACACGCTTCCGCAGCTGTTATATGTACTGCCCAACTTTGGCACTAAAGTGAATTTGCTGAACCTGTTTATGCAGGATGAAGAAGTGTTTACCAAAGTAGCATTATTTGTAAACACCCGCCCAACTGCCGAGAAATTATACGCCAGCCTTAACAACCGCAAAAATAGCGTTGCTTTATTGAACCCATGGTTTTTTGAGATGGATGGGTTTACATCTGTACAAGAATTTAGAGATGCTGCTACCCGCGTGCTCATTGTGGTCAATGACGCAGAGCAAAAACCAGAGTTGAACGATATTCCGTTTCTTATCCACTTTGAATTGCCGGTTGAAAAGGACATTTATATCAACCGGATGATCAATAGATCGCCGGGCGATGACAATGAAACCATGGCAATTACATTTGCCACAGACCTGGAACTGGCATCGGTTAAAAAAATTGAACAGGCCATTGGTCAAAAAATACAGGTAGGCGATCTACCGGAAGATCTAATCATTGAAAAAGAGCGCGCACCAGCCGAAACTGCGGAAAAAAAGGCAGCTAAAATAAAAGGAGAGGATAATGCGCCCGGAGCCGCTTTTCACGAAAAGAAAGCCAGCAACGCCAAAACTTACAATTTAAAGGCAAGTGTAAAAGCTAAAATGAATAAACAGAAAAAGCACTAA
- a CDS encoding histidine kinase gives MRGLYKFFLLLWLLFSGSWIYAQEKGSIAVDSMVRLLSVAKADTNKVNLLYRLTLAYDGSDQNKALAYAQQSYMLAKKLGWKKGQLNSLTYIGSLQMDMGKNEQALASYQQLYQLSLKIGNPADMAKSLINIGAVYQRSSKYAEAADYFFKGLRVAEQHQNETLIAKSESNIASLFIQQRDFEKAKLHAGKAEARYQRLQEPGYRAKNLEILGDAFAFDGRYKQAIPVYLRSLKLYQQVGDQLGLATVYTQMVDCYSNDPLKRIEYLRQAKRLWDKLAPLNLNAIANTGNFGYSYFDILKNPTMLKLVQDSLGLTKAQLLLDADHYLKEGIRLSQQAGVPDLVSQLTSVYAELCEYKGDYKDALINFKLHYSIQDSIASQTIKNKIAKLEAEKEIVLRDRKLQRAQLQMERIWTYVVTALLVVVVLAAYVFNRSRISRLRLKNELIKQQAEEQTRELLYRNKLSESELKAIRAQMNPHFIFNVLNSIESYIVDNDARTASRLVQKFASLSRLILENSTQSLVSADREWKALNLYTELEAMRFSGQFTYRFEVDAQIDLGKILLPPMLVQPLIENAIHHGLRHGAADNSELIITLEQARTQIRFTVSDNGVGIDESKSSGSFTAIKSKSIGLSAIRERIEIFNMMYGDQPASFMIRKKTPEEGAGTIAELLLPKFSGLR, from the coding sequence ATGAGAGGTCTCTATAAATTTTTCCTTTTGTTGTGGTTACTGTTTTCCGGCAGTTGGATTTATGCACAGGAGAAGGGCAGCATAGCCGTCGATTCGATGGTCAGGCTCTTATCAGTGGCCAAAGCCGACACCAACAAGGTGAATTTGCTCTACCGCCTAACGCTGGCTTATGATGGTTCAGACCAAAATAAAGCCTTGGCTTACGCGCAGCAATCTTATATGCTGGCCAAAAAGCTGGGCTGGAAAAAGGGACAATTGAATAGCTTAACCTATATTGGCAGCCTGCAGATGGATATGGGTAAAAATGAGCAGGCATTGGCAAGTTACCAGCAATTGTATCAGCTCAGCTTAAAAATTGGGAACCCCGCCGACATGGCCAAAAGCCTGATTAACATAGGTGCTGTTTACCAACGGTCAAGCAAATATGCGGAGGCTGCTGACTATTTTTTTAAAGGGCTTCGCGTTGCTGAACAGCATCAGAATGAAACGCTCATAGCCAAAAGCGAAAGCAACATCGCTTCGCTATTCATACAGCAACGCGATTTTGAAAAAGCTAAGCTGCATGCAGGGAAGGCAGAAGCGCGATACCAACGCTTACAGGAACCCGGTTATAGAGCCAAGAACCTGGAAATTTTAGGCGATGCTTTTGCATTTGATGGCCGGTACAAGCAGGCTATACCGGTTTATTTACGCTCCTTAAAGTTATACCAACAGGTTGGAGACCAGTTGGGCCTGGCTACCGTTTACACTCAAATGGTGGATTGTTATAGCAATGATCCACTGAAACGCATTGAATATTTGCGGCAGGCGAAACGACTGTGGGATAAGCTGGCCCCACTTAATCTGAACGCGATTGCAAATACCGGCAATTTTGGGTACAGCTATTTTGATATCCTGAAAAATCCGACTATGCTTAAACTGGTGCAGGATAGCCTGGGTTTAACTAAAGCGCAGTTGTTACTGGATGCTGATCATTATCTGAAAGAGGGTATCCGGCTAAGCCAGCAGGCGGGGGTGCCCGATCTGGTTTCTCAATTAACAAGCGTTTACGCGGAATTATGCGAGTATAAAGGAGATTATAAGGACGCGTTGATTAACTTCAAGCTACATTACAGCATACAGGATTCTATCGCATCGCAAACTATCAAAAACAAGATCGCGAAGCTGGAAGCGGAGAAGGAAATTGTTTTACGTGACCGTAAGCTACAGCGCGCGCAACTGCAAATGGAAAGGATTTGGACCTATGTAGTGACTGCGCTATTGGTAGTGGTGGTGCTGGCTGCGTATGTTTTTAACCGTTCAAGGATCAGCCGTCTTCGCCTGAAGAATGAATTGATCAAACAACAAGCCGAGGAACAAACCAGGGAGTTGCTTTACCGTAATAAACTATCAGAAAGTGAATTGAAGGCCATCCGCGCGCAGATGAACCCACACTTTATTTTTAACGTGCTGAATTCGATTGAATCGTATATCGTTGACAATGATGCCAGAACGGCCAGTAGACTGGTGCAAAAATTCGCTTCCTTAAGCAGGCTGATTCTGGAGAATTCTACCCAAAGCCTGGTAAGTGCTGACCGGGAATGGAAGGCATTGAATTTATACACTGAGCTGGAAGCAATGCGTTTTAGTGGTCAGTTCACTTACCGATTTGAGGTGGATGCACAAATAGACCTCGGCAAAATTCTTTTGCCACCTATGTTGGTTCAACCGCTCATCGAGAATGCCATACATCACGGTCTCCGGCACGGGGCTGCCGATAATAGTGAGCTGATCATCACGCTCGAGCAAGCCCGGACTCAAATACGTTTCACCGTGAGCGATAATGGTGTAGGCATAGACGAAAGCAAGAGTTCGGGGAGTTTTACGGCGATTAAAAGCAAATCAATTGGTTTGTCCGCCATTAGGGAGCGGATTGAAATCTTCAATATGATGTACGGCGATCAGCCTGCTTCTTTTATGATACGTAAAAAAACTCCGGAGGAAGGTGCCGGTACGATTGCGGAATTATTGCTGCCAAAGTTTAGCGGGTTGCGTTGA
- a CDS encoding VF530 family protein: MQQQPNNPLHGKTLETILNELVAYYGWPELGSRIRINCFNDNPSVKSSLKFLRKTDWARKGGRPLRFHLVLIVAISAFSVYSF, from the coding sequence ATGCAACAGCAACCCAATAATCCGCTTCATGGAAAAACGTTAGAGACCATATTAAATGAACTGGTGGCTTACTATGGCTGGCCGGAACTGGGGTCGCGCATTCGTATTAATTGCTTTAATGATAATCCGAGCGTTAAATCAAGCCTAAAATTTCTCCGTAAAACCGATTGGGCAAGAAAAGGTGGAAGACCTTTACGTTTCCACCTCGTTTTGATAGTAGCAATTAGTGCTTTTTCTGTTTATTCATTTTAG